From Taeniopygia guttata chromosome 21, bTaeGut7.mat, whole genome shotgun sequence, one genomic window encodes:
- the TNFRSF1B gene encoding tumor necrosis factor receptor superfamily member 1B isoform X4 codes for MDTKCSPCRPKTYTAIWNHSPQCFACSPPCRKGLVQNQTCTRSQDRICSCPPHKYCVSKLDEYCELCRTHKKCGKGYRVSRRGTDSTDTECKPCPPGTFSPEESYNTSCTPHTICKSVAVPGNSRNDTVCSDSGTATALPHSILNLLLTQSSASPKPEIVTRAVTLNSVPDLSHITGAVAGPLLLVLIIAILGYCLVSKKKALVYSAAATEADLPFPPPEKQCDKEVRDTEWQNSRSSQQEQQHLLETSGSSSSVLNTTGSATISAISKKNYEKKNLGVFQQQHSPPEGPKFQSGDRHSSVSSEHSGSGGTQVNVTCIVKFCRADRSSQCPEQTGSARREYGHTSFYSPAGEETLLSKEENALNKEAEIHIAVENEDNLLQDFLPEEKKVPLGIQDVGMKTS; via the exons ATGGACACCAAGTGCAGCCCCTGCAGACCTAAAACTTACACAGCGATCTGGAATCATTCTCCTCAGTGCTTTGCCTGCTCACCACCCTGCAGGAAAG GGCTTGTACAGAATCAAACGTGCACTAGGTCCCAGGACAGAATCTGTAGCTGCCCACCCCACAAGTACTGTGTTTCCAAGCTGGACGAGTACTGCGAACTCTGTAGAACACATAAAAAATGTGGCAAAGGCTACCGGGTTTCCAGAAGAG GGACAGacagcacagacacagaatGCAAACCTTGTCCTCCTGGCACGTTTTCCCCTGAGGAATCCTACAACACCAGCTGCACACCCCATACCAT CTGTAAATCAGTGGCTGTTCCTGGGAACAGCAGGAATGACACTGTTTGCAGTGACTCAggaacagccacagctctgcctcacAGCATTTTGAACCTACTTCTGACCCAAAGCTCAGCTTCCCCCAAACCTGAAATAGTAACTCGAGCTGTCACGTTAAACTCTGTACCTGACCTGTCCCACATCACCG gagCAGTAGCAGGGCCACTGTTATTGGTCTTGATAATTGCTATTTTGGGGTATTGCTtagtctcaaaaaaaaaag CCCTTGTGTACTCTGCAGCAGCTACAGAAGCAGATTTG CCTTTTCCCCCTCCAGAAAAACAGTGTGACAAAGAAGTCAGAGATACAGAATGGCAGAACTCCAGGAGTTCTCAACAGGAACAACAGCACCTCTTGGAAACTTCTGGGTCCAGCAGTAGTGTCCTAAATACAACTGGATCTGCAACCATCAGTGCAATAAGTAAAAAgaattatgaaaagaaaaacctagGAGTGTTTCAGCAGCAACATTCACCTCCTGAAGGTCCTAAATTCCAGAGTGGAGAcagacacagctctgtgagttcag AACATTCTGGTAGCGGAGGAACGCAGGTGAATGTGACGTGCATTGTTAAATTTTGCAGAGCAGACcgcagctcccagtgccccgAGCAGACTGGTTCAGCTCGCAGGGAGTACGGGCACACGTCCTTTTATTCCCCAGCAGGGGAAGAAACCCTCCTttccaaagaagaaaatgcCTTGAACAAAGAAGCTGAAATTCACATCGCAGTGGAAAATGAGGACAATTTACTTCAAGACTTTCTTCCAGAAGAAAAGAAGGTTCCTCTGGGTATTCAAGATGTTGGGATGAAAACAAGTTAA
- the TNFRSF1B gene encoding tumor necrosis factor receptor superfamily member 1B isoform X2, whose amino-acid sequence MGPRPVLLLGPIPVLLLGPIPVLIPGPIPVLLPALIGAAAGREYSLPYTPQFAQCNNPSTEFYDEELNKCCSQCPPGQYRTRSCSHTMDTKCSPCRPKTYTAIWNHSPQCFACSPPCRKGTDSTDTECKPCPPGTFSPEESYNTSCTPHTICKSVAVPGNSRNDTVCSDSGTATALPHSILNLLLTQSSASPKPEIVTRAVTLNSVPDLSHITGAVAGPLLLVLIIAILGYCLVSKKKALVYSAAATEADLPFPPPEKQCDKEVRDTEWQNSRSSQQEQQHLLETSGSSSSVLNTTGSATISAISKKNYEKKNLGVFQQQHSPPEGPKFQSGDRHSSVSSEHSGSGGTQVNVTCIVKFCRADRSSQCPEQTGSARREYGHTSFYSPAGEETLLSKEENALNKEAEIHIAVENEDNLLQDFLPEEKKVPLGIQDVGMKTS is encoded by the exons GAATATTCATTACCTTACACGCCACAGTTTGCACAATGCAACAATCCCAGCACTGAATTCTATGATGAAGAACTTAATAAATGCTGCAGCCAGTGCCCTCCAG gTCAGTATAGGACAAGGAGCTGCAGTCACACGATGGACACCAAGTGCAGCCCCTGCAGACCTAAAACTTACACAGCGATCTGGAATCATTCTCCTCAGTGCTTTGCCTGCTCACCACCCTGCAGGAAAG GGACAGacagcacagacacagaatGCAAACCTTGTCCTCCTGGCACGTTTTCCCCTGAGGAATCCTACAACACCAGCTGCACACCCCATACCAT CTGTAAATCAGTGGCTGTTCCTGGGAACAGCAGGAATGACACTGTTTGCAGTGACTCAggaacagccacagctctgcctcacAGCATTTTGAACCTACTTCTGACCCAAAGCTCAGCTTCCCCCAAACCTGAAATAGTAACTCGAGCTGTCACGTTAAACTCTGTACCTGACCTGTCCCACATCACCG gagCAGTAGCAGGGCCACTGTTATTGGTCTTGATAATTGCTATTTTGGGGTATTGCTtagtctcaaaaaaaaaag CCCTTGTGTACTCTGCAGCAGCTACAGAAGCAGATTTG CCTTTTCCCCCTCCAGAAAAACAGTGTGACAAAGAAGTCAGAGATACAGAATGGCAGAACTCCAGGAGTTCTCAACAGGAACAACAGCACCTCTTGGAAACTTCTGGGTCCAGCAGTAGTGTCCTAAATACAACTGGATCTGCAACCATCAGTGCAATAAGTAAAAAgaattatgaaaagaaaaacctagGAGTGTTTCAGCAGCAACATTCACCTCCTGAAGGTCCTAAATTCCAGAGTGGAGAcagacacagctctgtgagttcag AACATTCTGGTAGCGGAGGAACGCAGGTGAATGTGACGTGCATTGTTAAATTTTGCAGAGCAGACcgcagctcccagtgccccgAGCAGACTGGTTCAGCTCGCAGGGAGTACGGGCACACGTCCTTTTATTCCCCAGCAGGGGAAGAAACCCTCCTttccaaagaagaaaatgcCTTGAACAAAGAAGCTGAAATTCACATCGCAGTGGAAAATGAGGACAATTTACTTCAAGACTTTCTTCCAGAAGAAAAGAAGGTTCCTCTGGGTATTCAAGATGTTGGGATGAAAACAAGTTAA
- the TNFRSF1B gene encoding tumor necrosis factor receptor superfamily member 1B isoform X3 has protein sequence MGPRPVLLLGPIPVLLLGPIPVLIPGPIPVLLPALIGAAAGREYSLPYTPQFAQCNNPSTEFYDEELNKCCSQCPPGQYRTRSCSHTMDTKCSPCRPKTYTAIWNHSPQCFACSPPCRKGLVQNQTCTRSQDRICSCPPHKYCVSKLDEYCELCRTHKKCGKGYRVSRRGTDSTDTECKPCPPGTFSPEESYNTSCTPHTICKSVAVPGNSRNDTVCSDSGTATALPHSILNLLLTQSSASPKPEIVTRAVTLNSVPDLSHITGAVAGPLLLVLIIAILGYCLVSKKKALVYSAAATEADLPFPPPEKQCDKEVRDTEWQNSRSSQQEQQHLLETSGSSSSVLNTTGSATISAISKKNYEKKNLGVFQQQHSPPEGPKFQSGDRHSSVSSEQTAAPSAPSRLVQLAGSTGTRPFIPQQGKKPSFPKKKMP, from the exons GAATATTCATTACCTTACACGCCACAGTTTGCACAATGCAACAATCCCAGCACTGAATTCTATGATGAAGAACTTAATAAATGCTGCAGCCAGTGCCCTCCAG gTCAGTATAGGACAAGGAGCTGCAGTCACACGATGGACACCAAGTGCAGCCCCTGCAGACCTAAAACTTACACAGCGATCTGGAATCATTCTCCTCAGTGCTTTGCCTGCTCACCACCCTGCAGGAAAG GGCTTGTACAGAATCAAACGTGCACTAGGTCCCAGGACAGAATCTGTAGCTGCCCACCCCACAAGTACTGTGTTTCCAAGCTGGACGAGTACTGCGAACTCTGTAGAACACATAAAAAATGTGGCAAAGGCTACCGGGTTTCCAGAAGAG GGACAGacagcacagacacagaatGCAAACCTTGTCCTCCTGGCACGTTTTCCCCTGAGGAATCCTACAACACCAGCTGCACACCCCATACCAT CTGTAAATCAGTGGCTGTTCCTGGGAACAGCAGGAATGACACTGTTTGCAGTGACTCAggaacagccacagctctgcctcacAGCATTTTGAACCTACTTCTGACCCAAAGCTCAGCTTCCCCCAAACCTGAAATAGTAACTCGAGCTGTCACGTTAAACTCTGTACCTGACCTGTCCCACATCACCG gagCAGTAGCAGGGCCACTGTTATTGGTCTTGATAATTGCTATTTTGGGGTATTGCTtagtctcaaaaaaaaaag CCCTTGTGTACTCTGCAGCAGCTACAGAAGCAGATTTG CCTTTTCCCCCTCCAGAAAAACAGTGTGACAAAGAAGTCAGAGATACAGAATGGCAGAACTCCAGGAGTTCTCAACAGGAACAACAGCACCTCTTGGAAACTTCTGGGTCCAGCAGTAGTGTCCTAAATACAACTGGATCTGCAACCATCAGTGCAATAAGTAAAAAgaattatgaaaagaaaaacctagGAGTGTTTCAGCAGCAACATTCACCTCCTGAAGGTCCTAAATTCCAGAGTGGAGAcagacacagctctgtgagttcag AGCAGACcgcagctcccagtgccccgAGCAGACTGGTTCAGCTCGCAGGGAGTACGGGCACACGTCCTTTTATTCCCCAGCAGGGGAAGAAACCCTCCTttccaaagaagaaaatgcCTTGA
- the TNFRSF1B gene encoding tumor necrosis factor receptor superfamily member 1B isoform X1: MGPRPVLLLGPIPVLLLGPIPVLIPGPIPVLLPALIGAAAGREYSLPYTPQFAQCNNPSTEFYDEELNKCCSQCPPGQYRTRSCSHTMDTKCSPCRPKTYTAIWNHSPQCFACSPPCRKGLVQNQTCTRSQDRICSCPPHKYCVSKLDEYCELCRTHKKCGKGYRVSRRGTDSTDTECKPCPPGTFSPEESYNTSCTPHTICKSVAVPGNSRNDTVCSDSGTATALPHSILNLLLTQSSASPKPEIVTRAVTLNSVPDLSHITGAVAGPLLLVLIIAILGYCLVSKKKALVYSAAATEADLPFPPPEKQCDKEVRDTEWQNSRSSQQEQQHLLETSGSSSSVLNTTGSATISAISKKNYEKKNLGVFQQQHSPPEGPKFQSGDRHSSVSSEHSGSGGTQVNVTCIVKFCRADRSSQCPEQTGSARREYGHTSFYSPAGEETLLSKEENALNKEAEIHIAVENEDNLLQDFLPEEKKVPLGIQDVGMKTS, encoded by the exons GAATATTCATTACCTTACACGCCACAGTTTGCACAATGCAACAATCCCAGCACTGAATTCTATGATGAAGAACTTAATAAATGCTGCAGCCAGTGCCCTCCAG gTCAGTATAGGACAAGGAGCTGCAGTCACACGATGGACACCAAGTGCAGCCCCTGCAGACCTAAAACTTACACAGCGATCTGGAATCATTCTCCTCAGTGCTTTGCCTGCTCACCACCCTGCAGGAAAG GGCTTGTACAGAATCAAACGTGCACTAGGTCCCAGGACAGAATCTGTAGCTGCCCACCCCACAAGTACTGTGTTTCCAAGCTGGACGAGTACTGCGAACTCTGTAGAACACATAAAAAATGTGGCAAAGGCTACCGGGTTTCCAGAAGAG GGACAGacagcacagacacagaatGCAAACCTTGTCCTCCTGGCACGTTTTCCCCTGAGGAATCCTACAACACCAGCTGCACACCCCATACCAT CTGTAAATCAGTGGCTGTTCCTGGGAACAGCAGGAATGACACTGTTTGCAGTGACTCAggaacagccacagctctgcctcacAGCATTTTGAACCTACTTCTGACCCAAAGCTCAGCTTCCCCCAAACCTGAAATAGTAACTCGAGCTGTCACGTTAAACTCTGTACCTGACCTGTCCCACATCACCG gagCAGTAGCAGGGCCACTGTTATTGGTCTTGATAATTGCTATTTTGGGGTATTGCTtagtctcaaaaaaaaaag CCCTTGTGTACTCTGCAGCAGCTACAGAAGCAGATTTG CCTTTTCCCCCTCCAGAAAAACAGTGTGACAAAGAAGTCAGAGATACAGAATGGCAGAACTCCAGGAGTTCTCAACAGGAACAACAGCACCTCTTGGAAACTTCTGGGTCCAGCAGTAGTGTCCTAAATACAACTGGATCTGCAACCATCAGTGCAATAAGTAAAAAgaattatgaaaagaaaaacctagGAGTGTTTCAGCAGCAACATTCACCTCCTGAAGGTCCTAAATTCCAGAGTGGAGAcagacacagctctgtgagttcag AACATTCTGGTAGCGGAGGAACGCAGGTGAATGTGACGTGCATTGTTAAATTTTGCAGAGCAGACcgcagctcccagtgccccgAGCAGACTGGTTCAGCTCGCAGGGAGTACGGGCACACGTCCTTTTATTCCCCAGCAGGGGAAGAAACCCTCCTttccaaagaagaaaatgcCTTGAACAAAGAAGCTGAAATTCACATCGCAGTGGAAAATGAGGACAATTTACTTCAAGACTTTCTTCCAGAAGAAAAGAAGGTTCCTCTGGGTATTCAAGATGTTGGGATGAAAACAAGTTAA